One genomic region from Quercus robur chromosome 4, dhQueRobu3.1, whole genome shotgun sequence encodes:
- the LOC126723093 gene encoding uncharacterized protein LOC126723093 isoform X1 encodes MEVVEYLELNATPALQNYRRGKSFSASELIKWLKQKLDCFDPKLLPSQGYRRLCDAFRLLLTVLKTLVASLASGKADLAAILRNKFVQEFQRIPYAGLAIRILMWIWDGAKAKFELAAKFLSLMKGLFQQMEEKIRSLFPLSFVMT; translated from the exons ATGGAGGTTGTTGAATACCTGGAACTTAATGCAACTCCTGCCCTCCAAAA TTATAGGCGTGGGAAATCCTTCTCTGCATCAGAGTTGATCAAATGGCTTAAGCAGAAATTGGATTGTTTTGATCCAAAACTATTGCCATCTCAGGGATACAGAAGGCTTTGTGATGCATTTCGATTGCTGCTAACAGTTCTCAAG ACTCTAGTGGCTTCTCTAGCATCTGGTAAAGCTGATTTGGCTGCGATTTTGAGGAACAAGTTTGTTCAAGAGTTTCAAAGGATACCCTATGCAG GCTTGGCTATACGTATATTGATGTGGATTTGGGATGGCGCAAAAGCAAAATTTGAGCTCGCTGCGAAATTTCTGTCTCTAATGAAGGGGCTATTTCAGCAGATGGAGGAAAAAATTAGATCATTATTCCCTCTCTCTTTTGTGATGACCTGA
- the LOC126723093 gene encoding uncharacterized protein LOC126723093 isoform X2 has product MEVVEYLELNATPALQKRGKSFSASELIKWLKQKLDCFDPKLLPSQGYRRLCDAFRLLLTVLKTLVASLASGKADLAAILRNKFVQEFQRIPYAGLAIRILMWIWDGAKAKFELAAKFLSLMKGLFQQMEEKIRSLFPLSFVMT; this is encoded by the exons ATGGAGGTTGTTGAATACCTGGAACTTAATGCAACTCCTGCCCTCCAAAA GCGTGGGAAATCCTTCTCTGCATCAGAGTTGATCAAATGGCTTAAGCAGAAATTGGATTGTTTTGATCCAAAACTATTGCCATCTCAGGGATACAGAAGGCTTTGTGATGCATTTCGATTGCTGCTAACAGTTCTCAAG ACTCTAGTGGCTTCTCTAGCATCTGGTAAAGCTGATTTGGCTGCGATTTTGAGGAACAAGTTTGTTCAAGAGTTTCAAAGGATACCCTATGCAG GCTTGGCTATACGTATATTGATGTGGATTTGGGATGGCGCAAAAGCAAAATTTGAGCTCGCTGCGAAATTTCTGTCTCTAATGAAGGGGCTATTTCAGCAGATGGAGGAAAAAATTAGATCATTATTCCCTCTCTCTTTTGTGATGACCTGA